The Arachis duranensis cultivar V14167 chromosome 9, aradu.V14167.gnm2.J7QH, whole genome shotgun sequence genomic sequence ACTAAGagttgacaaaaataaaatagaaagacaTTTTAAGCATGAAACTATGCAAACTTCACAAGTTAGAAGGAGCATTAATTTCACCTCCATCCACATAGAAGGGTGCAGTCATGAAGCAGAGCTGTTTTGGTAACTTCAAGAAGAGGCTTCATTACATCCTCCTGCAATCAATGAGgtaaaaaaatgtaatttagTTCATGAAGACAATATTTCCAGATAGATTTGCGgtaagcataaaataaaatagatgcAACTAGAGATTGGGAATATCTGTGCCTGACCACATCAACATGGCATAAGACTACTCGAAGCTTGAAATTCTTCTGTAACTCCCTTATTCTATAATATAAATAGTCTGGATGCAGCAAATGATACCGGAGACTGCATTTGAAACATCCACTTGAGTCAAACTGatgcataaatatattaaaccaATCCTACTAGTGAGAAAATGAATTAGAAAATTCCAAGTAGCTTAGTTCATTACTAAATTAAGTCATGTGGTGAGtgtcatttttttcttaatacgGGACcctaataataaaaacatttgcATCGTCCTACTATTGATAGACCATGAACGAGGAGATTGATCATCAGCTTGCAATTTGATATGAAAGTTCAACAAACGAGGAAATAGCTGTGCAtcacattttgaaaaagatggaaCTTCAGTGATAAAAACGAATATGTTATGTCCACTTATTCTCTCTCATTCACTAAACAAACACATGCCAGTCCCCTCTTGGGTGTGAGACTTATCCCTTGTGGTTCCTAAATCTCCTCCTAAATGCTCATAATGTTGACGTAGTGTACAAGAAAGAACGATTTCACAAAACATTTCTCTAATAGATCACTTGACTTCAAATCGGTTGAATAAGTTATATTTCTGGACAAACTAGCAAGGAATGCAACTTGCCATCCAACATAAGTATTTATTgatcacaacaacaacaaacatAACGAACAACAGCACTAAATCAGTGTAGTACTACCTCTAAATACAACAAGAAAACAAGCAACCTTAAACTTCCcaaaaattgaaaggaaaaagaCAAAAAGGCTAACCTGAGATAGAGTGCACATGAGCTTTGACCCAGCAAGTAGTCACAAACAATATCAGCAAAGGTCCATCTAACATTCCTAATGTGTTTAAGCAACGGATTTCCTTTCTGCAAaatacaagaaaacaaaaacgtTTACCAgataataagaatataaataatgaaaattagaacagaaaactcaataaatgaaaataatcACACTGCTTAAACCTGTCTGtggctaacaaggatggcatTGCGACTTTGAGCGACTTGAGACGAAGCTGCAGCAGCAGAAGACGTCGAAGTTGAAGATGGAGGGTTCAATTGAGAACTTTCcctaaatcatcaaattaatcTTCAAATACTACAGATAACGATGTTTATACTTAACAATGGACCAAAATTCGTAGCAAAGAAAACCAAAAATGTGTAAAGTAAAccttgaaattgaagaagaagcagcggTGATGGTGGTGGCGGCGTTGGTGGTAGGAGGCGGAGGAGCGTAGAACTCAGAGGATTTGACGAAGGAAAAGGCTTGGGAGAATGTTTGCGAGGGAAGGAAGAGTGAAGGTGGAGTTGCTTTTTGTTGTGAGCTTTGGAGAACTTCTTCGTAGGAAGGTATCTTGATCACTACGGAGCTCTTCTTGTTCGCGCCGTCGTTGTTCTTCTTATTGTTTTGCTCTTTCAACTCATTCTCCATTTTCCACCTCCTCAGTTCACAGATTAACTAACAAcaagaaaaattcatatttcacaGTTCACAAAAttagcaacaaaaaaaattaatagttcacagttcacaaaattaatgaaaaattattcaattatagttacaaaaaaaaaaattgaataccaGGGACTGAGGGAGCGCAGAACAGGGCAGAGCTGGCGCAAGAGGGGGACAGGGAGCAGTGGAGCACGATCGAAGGCTGAAGGTGGAACAGAGTTGGCGTCGGCGGGACGACTGCGGGACGACTGCGGGACGGAGGCTTCGACGTTCCGACGGTGGTGCGCAATGGAGGGGAAGGAAGTTGCGACGGTTGGAGGGGATTAATGGTAAGGGATGTAAGGGTTACCTCTCGTCCCTTAATGTGCTACAAAACGGCGCGTCTAAGCTAAATGCAAAAAACCGGCCGGGTTACGGTTCGGTTCAGCCGACCGATTTCTAGCCGGTTTGATAGTTCAAGAACGGTTTCTGAATTTTCTAATTTTGGCATTTGAttgatttgttttttctttctgtttgtaATTCAACCGATTCGATTGGTCGGTTTGAATCGATTTTTAAAACCTTGGTTTTTCACCCAAAATAATCAACTGCAGCGAGTTTATGggaatttggaaaaaaaaaattcaaactattCAAACATAACAAACTTGACCTATGTGACCGGTTTGAGATAGAACGTGCATCTTAAATGCCTTTTAAAGGGTACCTGTGTAGATAGCTTTGATATCTTTTTGGCTTGAAAACATGTTGATCTATTTCTTGGCCTTGGAAAATGTTTGCAAGATTCTTTAGTAATTTCTGAAAGATTCGCTTACCTTTTATTTACTTGTGACGGCTCGCGTTGGTCGTTGTGGGTCATCCATTAACCTAATACTATTAGAGTCGTCGTCTTACTTCCTTCGCCGTTCCACTTCACATAACGTTTGCTGCAAAAAGGAGGGATTCTTCAGTCAAGAAAAGCTTTCTTAGTTCACCACTTTGTCGACTCCACTCTCCTACACAACAACTTGTTCGTTGCTTTAGAAATCTACATTCAATCTTTCAAAGAAGTTTTGCTAGTATAACCTCATCCGAGTAGTCACTCTTCTCATAGTCTATGTCTAGTCTATTTTGGATAGAGCAATAAGAAAGGACCAAAATACCAAAGATTAAGGAGGACCAAATCCACAAAGGTAAACATATGCATAGTAAGGTTAGAAATCAAAATGGTTCCCAAAGAGGCATTTAAGTTGGAAGAGCGCCTAATTTACACCCTAATTTTTGTACTTAAGAATGTCCTCCCAttggattcagggattggattattggaataaaatatGTGTTTGCTATCATCAGTTCAATGAAAACCAAAGGTTCTCACGATCCAGACCGGCCCAAAACTCAAACCGAGTTGAAGGCATATTCTTACTTGGTTAggatttttcaaatttatttattgtcatttttGAATTACCTAACCGGATATAACACTGTTttccataataaaaaatatacatatattggGTCGACCCAATTTAACCAAATTTAGGTTGTTGTCAGGTTCGTATCAGGCTAAAATACAATCGATTGCCTTTTGTAGTTTGGTTTGGGTCTAATTAAATTTGGTCTAACACATTAACACAATTATCAGGCAACATGTGATATAACTTTAGATTTAATAGAAAATGGTTATCTTAGAAAGTGTTAATTCAAAAACGCTACATGGTCATCGTTAAAGTCATTGTTTACTTGCTAATCCATGGTAGTCATCAACTCGATCATAGTACTCTAGTCGTCCGATAATAAACTAAAACCCATACCTTTAAAAACATTCTGTTACCTCATAGCAGGAAGTAGTAATTCCTACTGACCCGCTaacatttctaaaaaaaaaaatactaattggcATAACCTACTTTTGTTGTGTGTATTAGGGGTGGCAAAACGGGTCGAATCTGTCGGGTCGATCTGCTAAACCCGCTAAAAAAGGCGGGTCGGGTTAGGATTTGGAACCCgtcaacttttaaaaaattgccaaacccGCACCGCCAAATTGGCGGATTTTGGCAGGGCGGGGCAAGGATGGTCGGTCTGCCGAGccgaaaatttttatttatttatttttattaaataaaagagtgattactattataaaattaataattatagaattttcaaacactttttttatttttggttttatagCGGCGCGGGCTGATCCGCCTCGTTTATGGGGTGGGCCTGGGCGAGGCGGAACGGGTTGGAACGGACCGACCTGCTTTGCCATCCCTAGTGTGTATAATACATATAGATTAAACATAAAAGTTTATCGTCTACTTTTACCCTTTTCAAAAAGGTGTTTTCggttttaaaatttatactatAAATGGTGGCATCTTAATTTACttgaaatccaaaaaaaaaaaaacagaccCTAACTTTCGCTTATTCTCCTTGGCACACGGTTGGATTGAGATATATTCATTGTATCAATGACAATCTCATTATTCATCATAATGTATATTAACCCCTACTATAATAATATATGCCACTTCACCCATACAATGCATTGTAAGGAAAGAATTTATCATcaaaagtatataaaataattacgaattataactattaaaaataaagcagTAATTCGATCAAGTAAATGCTTCATTGAGACATCAATTTCGTACGTTAGCTAACATTAACAAATTAAAGACATGCTATAAACTTTTGCACAACTTTCCTTACATTATTTTGTTGATAGTAACTACATGAATATAAAGGAACGAGataattaacaaaaacacaAGTCTTTTGAAAGATATATCATGCTACATGTTCAAACTCTGGCCATCATGAGAACCATCGTTATCGAATTATCAAAAGTAGCCTAATTTTACCTTCAGGCCCAAATCTCTAAATTAAGGTAGCCCACAGAATACTTGATATACAATGATGTCATTATTTACCTACGTATGACTAGTTAagatggtaaaaaaaaaaaaaaaatagaaaatctaTTTATAAAAGTCATACAATTTTACGGATGTCTTTTTATTCACAAGTTTAATAACACGTTGTGTGGATGTAGTGTGGACAATGTAAGAACCAGAGAATGGAATCTTAAATTGTTGCAGTATAATTACGGGTTACTATTATTTGTTGTGGAGATTTGAAAACGAAACAATAACTGTTGAAGATGTCCGTGcaggaaaaagaaataaagagatGGTGTGTCACTATATACTGGGAAGTGGATTGTCTTTTTAATGAAATAGTCAAACacattttacatatttttttatatttttaatattaaaattatttctagATTTGTATtcttaaaaaatgaatatatattaCTAGCACATCAtttattgaattattagaaCAAAGTAATTATAcacataattttattataatatttaaaaattaaaaaaaattaagccaTTGTTTaaatctttttgaaaaacttaaaatagTAGAAGAGTAAtgattgaaaatgaaaatttatttttctgattCTCTTTCTAATAGCATAcataatatttgaaattttaaaaaaaaatttctcaaaatttatttagttaaaagaaataatattttattaaaagtagtGCTTTGGAACAAATTAAAATTGTCatacaaaatatttagaaattTTAAGACAACTCTaaaacttgttaaaaaaattttttataaatatttagtaTTCGCCTTTTCGTTCTTCGTTTATCAATTTTCGTTCTCTTTAATTCGTGTGTTAGTAAAATATGGATTATTAGGGTTAAGTTCTGAAAGAAGGAAGTAGTTTATagttttttaccaaaaaaatataaaatttgaatctcCCTACGTTACAGAAATTTGGAAATGTTAAAATGTTATAATACcaataacaaaataagatacagataatttaattatttctattattttgcatgaagaaaattttatttattaacatcTGATGCTGTATAAGTTGTCTCTCTTTGTAGCAAGATGCAAAGGCAGACATAATTCTTGCATGATAAGACTATTTGGACTATTCAAAGTTGTGTGTGTCCTGATACATAACCCTATTACATTCAAAATTCTTTATCGTGGTAAATTTATTAAGAATGTTGTGTAGCATgtcataaatttatttaaagtcAAAGTAGTTGACATACAAATTAGTTTTAGTGTTCTaatgtttcaaaaattaattaaattagtctttatataatttttttaatttttttgttaatattaaatttttactaagttttatatgttaaaaaagaTGAGATctgaaagaataaataaaatcctCGACTGGTAAATTCTTACACCAATAACGTCTAACCAAAAAATTGTAGACCAACTTTGATAAAGGTGAACTACCCAATATGTCTTGCCAAGTCAGCCAAATCCCAATGAAGGAAGAAGTTGCAAAGGTTGAACATGTGAGGTCACTGCTTGCTCAGGTCCATGCTATGGCCTATGGCGACATGTCCGATGTCGCCAATAGTGAAGTCAATCCAGACCCTGCTAAGTTGATCCATTTGTTAAGCTTGGCGGACAAGCACCTACGTATTGAACTTTTTGCTTCGCCAAGACATATGTTACCCCTATTATTTTCACCAGCAATGACTCACGACATTGTGCTTTAACCTAATGCTATACATGTTGCACTCTAACCATGAAATGCATTGAATTTGGGCTAGAACATAACTGGAGTAAAATTGCTATTAATGGGATGTGTGTCCGCTTCCATCTCATTTTCGTTGTCTGGAGAGGCTTTTGGCCACACGCTGCGAAGATCAAAAGTGAGGTATTCTGCTCGTCAATTTATGACGAGCTTCGGCAGACATCGCTATGACAGCTACGCAATAGGCTTTACTATCCACAACCTGTTTACCAAAAGCAAATAAGAGAAATATAACACCTTCACTaccagaatgtcacgcttccggtTGCTCTTTCTGATAGCAAGGATATTACGACGACTTATCTATATATAACTATTGTAAAATCCggttatttaataaataattaactcataaattaagatttattctagaaaattaaaatgtgattttgatggtttaatatgatagagaaaattaaaacgagaatttcaaaactaattttaaagaatttggcacaagattcggCCAAACGGACCAAACCGGACCAACCGAACCCGTATTAGGCCCTtggcccaacccatgctcattAAAACAAAGAACTCAGCTCCCATTTCTTCCCCAAAGTGAAACACATGCTGTAAAGGCAGCAAGAGGGAAGAAGAGAGTTCCAAAATTCCCAAACCCCTATTCAATCTTCAAACCCTTGTAATTTTTAATCCGAAGCTCCAATTGCCGCACCGTTTATGGCCATGCGACCACggcgtcgagctctacaaagcccaCAACTTTACTTGGAGGTAAGCCACGGTTTCAATTCAGTTTTTTCTGCccttgaatttgaatttttgggtaaaaagtgttgagattttgagctctttgatgttataagaTCTAATTAGCTTGAGGAGAAGGCTCAATCTCACCTCTTTGATCCTTGGATAAGGTAAGAGGTCTCAAACCCTAATGAAATTTCTGAATTTAGGCATTTGGGTATTGAGTTGTTGTGTTTGGATGTGATAATTGTGGTTTATGtagtgtatatgtgaatattgaagCTTGATTGAGGTATTGGAAAGCTTGGAGTGGgcttgtggtgctggaaatctAACCTTGGAGGTGTTGGAGTCTTGAAAATTGAGGAAATAGTGAAATTGGAAGTGTTCCAGGTTGAGCGAGAAattggctaaggtatggtttcgctttcctgtatctaaaatataatgtggtcgtgaaaacttaggctagtgaccctagGATAGGAATTGAATTTGTGATGATGGTTGATTGGTTAAAATGGATAACATTGATTATGTGATTATTGGTTTTGGAGGGTGTAAATGATGTTCTTGTTGTTGGTGCTTGTGAATtgtatatgatgatgatgattggtATGTTGATTTGAAGTTAAGATTGGGCATGATATGGATATTTGATATTAGGTATTGAATATTGTAGAATTGGAAGTATTGGGTTGGAATTTGATGAAAATAGGGAATTGGTAGGGTGATGAATGTGTATTGTATATTGTTGTACTTGAAATATTGAGTTTGAGATTGATAAAGTGAATACATTTAGTAGGTTTTAGATTGTTTGAAAAATTTGGAATGTGGTTGAGGTTGAATTGATAAAGTGTTGGTTGAATTAAAAGAGGTTTGAGAAGAGTTTGTTGTGAAAGTTGAGGCTTATTGGTTTTGGATGAAAATGGTGGTAAGTTGAGAATTTAGTGAACTTTtgtgaaaaatg encodes the following:
- the LOC107465429 gene encoding DNA excision repair protein ERCC-1 isoform X2, whose protein sequence is MENELKEQNNKKNNDGANKKSSVVIKIPSYEEVLQSSQQKATPPSLFLPSQTFSQAFSFVKSSEFYAPPPPTTNAATTITAASSSISRESSQLNPPSSTSTSSAAAASSQVAQSRNAILVSHRQKGNPLLKHIRNVRWTFADIVCDYLLGQSSCALYLSLRYHLLHPDYLYYRIRELQKNFKLRVVLCHVDVEDVMKPLLEVTKTALLHDCTLLCGWSLEECGRYLETIKVYENKPADIIQGQMDTDYLSRLTHALTTVRHVNKTDVVTLGTTFGSLSHIMGASMEDLARCPGIGQALV
- the LOC107465429 gene encoding DNA excision repair protein ERCC-1 isoform X1; the encoded protein is MENELKEQNNKKNNDGANKKSSVVIKIPSYEEVLQSSQQKATPPSLFLPSQTFSQAFSFVKSSEFYAPPPPTTNAATTITAASSSISRESSQLNPPSSTSTSSAAAASSQVAQSRNAILVSHRQKGNPLLKHIRNVRWTFADIVCDYLLGQSSCALYLSLRYHLLHPDYLYYRIRELQKNFKLRVVLCHVDVEDVMKPLLEVTKTALLHDCTLLCGWSLEECGRYLETIKVYENKPADIIQGQMDTDYLSRLTHALTTVRHVNKTDVVTLGTTFGSLSHIMGASMEDLARCPGIGERKVKRLFDTFHEPFKRLESSRQVIPETSVQDKTASPDISANNDAEPCSLNEDKQKAAEDVNKRKEKEPELTVKSALSEAFARYSNRIGKRNKTSQVEEKVESGAVRKSEAET